In one Prosthecochloris aestuarii DSM 271 genomic region, the following are encoded:
- the nikR gene encoding nickel-responsive transcriptional regulator NikR: protein MKRFGVSLEDELLEQLDSLVQHHRFPNRSQAIRYLIRKHNRDEYWESNEAVCGCLVLVYDHHRSDLQKRLTSIQHEFHNLVLCSQHVHLDHNNCLETITLKGKAIDIGELADRLIALKGIVHGELVKGGAVNAGLENPDHRHEKCNP, encoded by the coding sequence ATGAAACGATTCGGCGTCTCCCTCGAAGATGAACTGCTTGAACAGCTTGACTCGCTGGTACAGCACCACCGTTTTCCAAACCGCTCTCAGGCCATCCGCTATCTGATCCGCAAGCACAACAGAGACGAGTACTGGGAGAGCAATGAAGCGGTCTGTGGCTGTCTTGTCCTCGTCTACGATCACCACCGATCAGACCTCCAGAAAAGGCTCACATCCATACAGCATGAGTTTCACAACCTCGTACTCTGCAGTCAGCATGTCCATCTGGACCATAACAACTGCCTCGAAACCATTACCCTCAAAGGCAAGGCCATCGATATAGGAGAACTTGCCGACAGACTGATTGCCCTGAAGGGAATTGTTCACGGAGAACTGGTCAAAGGGGGCGCAGTGAACGCTGGTCTGGAGAACCCGGATCATCGGCATGAGAAATGCAACCCATGA
- a CDS encoding DUF4198 domain-containing protein, producing the protein MKNTRTLKAIARAILLSACALFSPPAYAHFGMVIPATDIVEQQNEASLNLRIMFAHPFEGESMAMDKPQLFGVFSNGQKTVLSGTLTPMTVKMYADRAPSQAWQTTYRLQRPGDYQFYVQPAPYWEPAEDSFIVHYTKVIVNAFAKEQGWDEPIGLKTEIVPLTRPYGLYRGNLFQGVVMLDGKPLPFAEVEVEYFNRDGTGKAPKAPFITQVTKSDANGVFSYCVPHAGWWGFAALSTDSRTMEHKGVQKPVEIGAVLWIHAYDFK; encoded by the coding sequence ATGAAAAATACCCGGACCCTGAAAGCAATTGCCCGAGCCATCCTGCTGTCAGCATGCGCCCTCTTCTCTCCGCCTGCTTACGCCCATTTCGGCATGGTCATCCCTGCAACGGATATCGTTGAACAGCAAAACGAGGCATCGCTCAACCTGCGCATCATGTTTGCGCATCCCTTTGAGGGAGAAAGCATGGCAATGGACAAACCTCAGCTTTTCGGAGTGTTCAGCAATGGACAAAAAACCGTTCTCAGCGGGACGCTCACCCCGATGACTGTGAAAATGTATGCCGACAGGGCTCCATCACAAGCATGGCAAACAACGTACCGTCTTCAGCGTCCGGGGGACTACCAGTTTTATGTCCAGCCTGCCCCCTACTGGGAACCGGCTGAAGACAGTTTTATTGTTCACTATACAAAAGTTATTGTTAACGCCTTCGCCAAAGAGCAGGGTTGGGATGAACCGATCGGCCTGAAAACCGAAATCGTCCCGCTGACCCGTCCATACGGCCTTTACCGTGGCAACCTGTTTCAGGGCGTCGTCATGCTTGACGGCAAACCGCTTCCGTTCGCCGAAGTGGAGGTGGAATATTTCAACAGGGATGGCACCGGCAAAGCGCCGAAAGCACCGTTCATCACTCAAGTCACCAAAAGCGATGCGAACGGTGTTTTTTCCTATTGCGTTCCACATGCTGGCTGGTGGGGTTTCGCTGCACTTTCCACCGACAGCAGGACCATGGAGCACAAGGGTGTCCAAAAGCCTGTCGAAATCGGCGCCGTGCTCTGGATACACGCCTATGATTTCAAATAA